One Nonomuraea angiospora DNA segment encodes these proteins:
- a CDS encoding aldo/keto reductase translates to MNGIDEPPAAPDGGGAWVGRDGGGVEVSRHGFGGAPIGNLYQGVSEEQARATVDAAWDAGVRLFDTAPHYGLGLSERRLGAALKDRSGYVLSTKVGRLLVPASSSDGRDEQGFDVSADLRRVWDFSGDGVRRSLEESLERLGLPAVDIALIHDPDDHLDQALAEAYPALAELRARGVVKAIGVGMNQWQAPLRFVQETSIDVVMLAGRYTLLDQSGLPLLEECARRGVRVLAAGVFNSGILATPRPTGTYDYQPAPASVVERATRIAEICERHGATLPQAAMAFPLRHPAVASVVLGARSPEEITANAALLSRPVPEAVWDELISEGLLPKE, encoded by the coding sequence TTGAACGGCATCGACGAACCTCCGGCCGCACCCGACGGCGGTGGGGCATGGGTCGGGCGTGATGGCGGCGGCGTCGAGGTGTCGCGGCACGGCTTCGGCGGGGCGCCGATCGGCAACCTGTACCAAGGGGTGTCGGAGGAGCAGGCGCGGGCCACGGTCGACGCGGCCTGGGACGCCGGGGTGCGCCTGTTCGACACCGCGCCCCACTACGGGCTCGGCCTGTCGGAGCGCCGCCTCGGCGCCGCGCTCAAGGACCGCTCGGGTTACGTCCTGTCCACCAAGGTCGGCCGCCTGCTGGTGCCCGCCTCGTCGTCGGACGGCCGCGACGAGCAGGGCTTCGACGTGTCCGCCGACCTCCGGCGGGTGTGGGACTTCTCCGGCGACGGCGTACGCAGATCCCTGGAGGAGTCCCTGGAACGGCTGGGGCTGCCGGCCGTCGACATCGCGCTCATCCACGACCCGGACGACCACCTGGACCAGGCGCTGGCGGAGGCGTACCCGGCGCTGGCCGAGCTGCGCGCGCGGGGCGTGGTGAAGGCCATCGGCGTCGGGATGAACCAGTGGCAGGCGCCGCTGCGCTTCGTCCAGGAGACCTCCATCGACGTCGTGATGCTCGCGGGCCGCTACACCCTGCTCGACCAGTCGGGCCTGCCGCTCCTGGAGGAGTGCGCGCGTCGCGGGGTCAGGGTGCTGGCGGCGGGCGTCTTCAACAGCGGCATCCTGGCCACCCCGAGGCCGACCGGCACGTACGACTACCAGCCCGCCCCGGCGTCGGTGGTGGAGAGGGCGACGAGGATCGCGGAGATCTGCGAGCGCCACGGCGCCACGCTGCCCCAGGCGGCCATGGCCTTCCCCCTCCGCCACCCGGCCGTCGCCTCGGTCGTCCTGGGCGCCCGCTCGCCCGAGGAGATCACCGCGAACGCCGCCCTGCTGTCCCGTCCGGTCCCGGAGGCGGTGTGGGACGAGCTGATCTCGGAGGGGTTGCTGCCCAAGGAGTGA
- a CDS encoding ABC transporter permease: MTTLTAPVPRVRLARFRDLTLVPVIVILLVVGAFLDPTFLTAGNLTNVLQQQAAISLVVLAEAMILIAGKFDLSLESTVGTAPAIAVMLVIPAAAGGFGLGLPGALVIPLALLIGAAIGAFNGFLIIRFQLSAFIVTLAMLIIVHGLLQGPTEGKTLFELPGSILYLGSAIWLGLPAAIWIAGALFAAGIFGLGYLRLGRALYAIGGNTDAARAAGIRVDRVLYGVFILGGTLAALAGILETGRLGAIGNNQGVGWIFMVFAAAVIGGVSMDGGKGTILGALTGVLVIGLVQNILTLIGVSGFWQPVIYGGIILIALMISRIAGGKAQD, encoded by the coding sequence TTGACCACTTTGACTGCGCCGGTCCCACGGGTGCGCCTGGCCAGGTTCCGTGACCTGACGCTGGTGCCGGTGATCGTGATCCTGCTGGTCGTGGGCGCGTTCCTCGACCCGACCTTCCTGACCGCGGGCAACCTCACGAACGTACTCCAGCAGCAGGCGGCGATCTCGCTCGTCGTGCTGGCCGAGGCGATGATCCTCATCGCCGGCAAGTTCGACCTGTCGCTGGAGTCGACGGTCGGCACCGCGCCGGCCATCGCGGTGATGCTGGTGATCCCGGCGGCCGCGGGCGGGTTCGGCCTCGGGCTCCCGGGCGCGCTGGTGATCCCGCTGGCCCTGCTGATCGGCGCGGCCATCGGGGCGTTCAACGGTTTCCTGATCATCAGGTTCCAGCTGTCGGCGTTCATCGTGACGCTGGCCATGCTGATCATCGTGCACGGCCTGCTGCAGGGGCCGACCGAGGGCAAGACGCTGTTCGAGCTCCCCGGCTCGATCCTCTACCTGGGCAGCGCCATATGGCTCGGCCTGCCGGCGGCCATCTGGATCGCCGGGGCGCTGTTCGCGGCGGGCATCTTCGGCCTGGGCTACCTGCGGCTCGGCCGCGCGCTCTACGCGATCGGCGGCAACACCGACGCCGCCCGCGCCGCCGGCATCCGGGTGGATCGGGTGCTGTACGGGGTGTTCATCCTGGGCGGGACGCTCGCGGCGCTCGCCGGGATCCTGGAGACCGGCCGCCTCGGGGCGATCGGCAACAACCAGGGCGTCGGGTGGATCTTCATGGTGTTCGCGGCGGCGGTCATCGGCGGCGTGAGCATGGACGGCGGCAAGGGCACGATCCTGGGCGCGCTCACCGGCGTGCTGGTGATCGGCCTGGTGCAGAACATCTTGACGCTCATCGGCGTCTCCGGCTTCTGGCAGCCGGTGATCTATGGCGGGATCATCCTCATCGCGTTGATGATCAGCCGGATCGCGGGCGGAAAGGCACAGGATTGA
- a CDS encoding sugar ABC transporter ATP-binding protein, which yields MKNHVEARNVVKRFGPTVALNGAGIAIAEGETHALVGRNGAGKSTLVSILTGLQPADEGEVLFSGEAAPALADRDAWRQRVACVYQKSTIIPALTVAENLFLNRQSARGARIHWRALRARARELLDTYEVDVDAQALAGDLSVEQRQLVEIARALSFGTRFIILDEPTARLDGPAIERLFARMRSLREQGVTMMYISHHLDEVYEICQSVTVFRDARHIVTRPVADLPHDELVAAMTGEATTAYESRSRTPGDRVVLSGEGLSLGGRYADIDISVKSGEVVGLAGSASSGKVGLAETLVGLRRADSGTVTVNGTRVRPGDVPAAMEAGLGFVPEDRHHEGFVPLLSVGENATFPIARKLGRYGIVSPVRRRAKANEMIKNLDIKTEGPDQPVGDLSGGNAQKVVFARALVDDPTVLVVINPTAGVDVKAKQALLGAVEDAVGRGAGAVVVSDELDDLRICDRVLVMFHGRVVKNVPRGWTDHELVAVMEGIED from the coding sequence ATGAAAAATCACGTTGAAGCCCGAAACGTCGTCAAGCGCTTCGGCCCCACCGTCGCGCTGAACGGCGCGGGGATCGCGATCGCCGAGGGTGAGACCCACGCTCTCGTCGGCAGGAACGGCGCGGGGAAGTCCACCCTCGTGTCGATCCTCACCGGGCTCCAGCCGGCCGACGAGGGCGAGGTGCTGTTCTCGGGAGAGGCGGCGCCCGCCCTCGCCGACCGCGACGCCTGGCGGCAGCGCGTCGCCTGCGTCTATCAGAAGTCCACGATCATCCCCGCGCTGACGGTCGCCGAGAACCTCTTCCTCAACCGCCAGTCGGCCAGAGGCGCCAGGATCCACTGGCGCGCGCTGCGGGCCAGGGCGCGCGAGCTGCTGGACACGTACGAGGTGGACGTCGACGCGCAGGCGCTGGCCGGCGACCTGAGCGTCGAGCAGCGCCAGCTCGTCGAGATCGCCCGGGCGCTGTCGTTCGGGACGAGGTTCATCATCCTCGACGAGCCGACCGCCCGGCTCGACGGCCCGGCCATCGAGCGGCTGTTCGCGCGCATGCGCTCGCTGCGCGAGCAGGGCGTCACGATGATGTACATCTCCCACCACCTCGACGAGGTCTACGAGATCTGCCAGAGCGTCACGGTCTTCCGCGACGCGCGGCACATCGTGACCAGGCCGGTCGCCGACCTTCCGCACGACGAGCTGGTCGCCGCGATGACGGGGGAGGCCACGACGGCGTACGAGTCCCGATCCCGCACGCCCGGCGACCGGGTCGTGCTGTCGGGCGAGGGCCTCTCGCTCGGCGGCCGCTACGCAGATATCGATATTTCCGTTAAATCGGGCGAGGTCGTCGGCCTGGCCGGCTCCGCGAGCAGCGGCAAGGTCGGCCTCGCCGAGACCCTCGTCGGGCTCCGCAGAGCCGACTCCGGCACGGTCACCGTCAACGGCACCCGGGTCAGACCGGGTGACGTGCCCGCCGCCATGGAGGCGGGCCTCGGGTTCGTGCCGGAGGACCGCCACCACGAGGGCTTCGTCCCGCTGCTCTCGGTGGGGGAGAACGCCACGTTCCCGATCGCCCGCAAGCTGGGCCGGTACGGGATCGTGTCGCCGGTCCGCCGACGGGCAAAGGCCAACGAGATGATCAAGAACCTCGACATCAAGACGGAAGGCCCTGACCAGCCGGTCGGTGACCTGTCCGGGGGGAACGCGCAGAAGGTCGTGTTCGCGCGGGCCCTCGTGGACGACCCGACGGTGCTGGTCGTGATCAACCCGACGGCCGGTGTCGACGTCAAGGCCAAGCAGGCGTTGCTCGGCGCGGTCGAGGACGCGGTCGGGCGGGGCGCGGGGGCCGTGGTGGTCTCCGACGAGCTCGACGACCTGCGGATCTGCGACAGGGTGCTGGTGATGTTCCACGGCAGGGTCGTCAAGAACGTGCCGCGCGGCTGGACGGACCACGAACTCGTGGCCGTGATGGAGGGCATAGAAGATTGA
- a CDS encoding sugar ABC transporter substrate-binding protein, which produces MKFGSAVAAAALLAVVTACGSGTATTGGGGGGGKVGIDHPRADSNFWNSYIKYVPQMAGEYKVDLMPPTNSQNDVSKLVNNVQALVGQGAKAIIMAPQDTGAIANTLQQLENKKIPVVTVDTRPDKGKVYMVVRADNRAYGTKACEFLGEKLGGKGKVVQLQGALSSINGRDRSEAFLECMKSKFPGITVFSEPTEWEGTKAASMLQTRLEQHPDIKGIYLHAGGVHLAPTLQVLKQKSLLVPPGDPKHVFVVSNDGIPEELEAIRKGDIDATVSQPADLYAKYAVFYAKAALEGQTFKPGPTDHDSTIIQLPNGMEDQLPAPLVTKDNVDDKSLWGNQIK; this is translated from the coding sequence ATGAAGTTCGGATCGGCGGTCGCGGCGGCGGCCCTCTTGGCGGTCGTCACCGCGTGTGGCTCGGGCACGGCAACAACCGGAGGAGGGGGCGGCGGCGGGAAGGTCGGCATCGACCACCCGCGGGCCGACTCCAACTTCTGGAACTCCTACATCAAGTACGTCCCGCAGATGGCCGGCGAGTACAAGGTGGACCTCATGCCACCCACCAACTCGCAGAACGACGTCTCCAAGCTGGTCAACAACGTGCAGGCGCTGGTGGGTCAGGGGGCCAAGGCGATCATCATGGCCCCGCAGGACACCGGTGCCATCGCCAACACGCTGCAGCAGCTGGAGAACAAGAAGATCCCCGTCGTGACCGTCGACACCCGTCCGGACAAGGGCAAGGTCTACATGGTCGTACGCGCCGACAACCGCGCGTACGGGACCAAGGCCTGCGAGTTCCTCGGGGAGAAGCTGGGGGGCAAGGGCAAGGTCGTGCAGCTCCAGGGCGCGCTCAGCTCCATCAACGGCCGTGACAGGTCGGAGGCGTTCCTGGAGTGCATGAAGTCCAAGTTCCCCGGCATCACCGTGTTCAGCGAGCCCACGGAGTGGGAGGGCACCAAGGCCGCGTCCATGCTTCAGACCCGGCTGGAGCAGCACCCTGACATCAAGGGCATCTACCTGCACGCCGGCGGCGTGCACCTGGCGCCGACGCTGCAGGTGCTGAAGCAGAAGAGCCTCCTCGTCCCGCCGGGCGACCCCAAGCACGTCTTCGTGGTGTCGAACGACGGCATCCCGGAGGAGCTCGAGGCGATCCGCAAGGGCGACATCGACGCCACGGTGTCGCAGCCGGCGGACCTGTACGCCAAGTACGCGGTCTTCTACGCCAAGGCCGCGCTGGAGGGCCAGACGTTCAAGCCGGGCCCGACCGACCACGACAGCACCATCATCCAGCTCCCGAACGGCATGGAGGACCAGCTCCCCGCGCCGCTCGTGACAAAGGACAACGTGGACGACAAGAGCCTTTGGGGTAATCAGATCAAGTGA
- a CDS encoding SDR family NAD(P)-dependent oxidoreductase, producing the protein MSLKAIVTGGGSGIGLAAATLLAERGMKVACLDINPPGEPFIGVKVDVTDDAQVRAAVAEAAERLGGIDVLVNNAGIGALGTIEDNPDSEWQRVFDVNVLGMVRVARAALPYLRQSEHASIVNTCSIAATAGLPQRALYSATKGAVLSLTLAMAADHVREGIRVNCVNPGTADTPWVARLLDQADDPEGERAALNARQPMGRLVRAEEVAAAIAYLASPDAGATTGTALAVDGGMQGLRLRASN; encoded by the coding sequence GTGAGCCTGAAAGCGATCGTGACCGGCGGTGGTTCCGGCATCGGGCTGGCCGCGGCCACCCTGCTCGCCGAGCGCGGCATGAAGGTCGCCTGCCTCGACATCAACCCGCCCGGCGAGCCGTTCATCGGGGTCAAGGTCGATGTCACGGACGACGCGCAGGTACGCGCGGCGGTGGCGGAGGCCGCCGAGCGGCTGGGCGGCATCGACGTGCTCGTCAACAACGCGGGCATCGGAGCTCTGGGCACCATCGAGGACAACCCGGACAGCGAGTGGCAGCGGGTGTTCGACGTCAACGTGCTCGGCATGGTCCGGGTCGCGCGGGCGGCGCTGCCGTACCTCAGGCAGTCAGAGCACGCCTCGATCGTCAACACGTGCTCGATCGCGGCCACCGCGGGCCTGCCCCAGCGCGCGCTCTACAGCGCGACCAAGGGCGCGGTGCTCTCGCTGACCCTCGCGATGGCCGCGGACCATGTCCGCGAGGGCATTCGCGTCAACTGCGTCAACCCCGGCACCGCGGACACCCCGTGGGTCGCGAGGCTGCTCGACCAGGCCGACGACCCAGAGGGGGAGCGGGCCGCACTGAACGCCAGGCAGCCGATGGGCCGCCTGGTCAGGGCGGAGGAGGTCGCCGCGGCGATCGCCTATCTCGCCAGTCCTGACGCCGGCGCCACCACCGGGACCGCGCTGGCGGTCGACGGCGGCATGCAAGGGCTCCGGCTGAGGGCGTCCAACTAA
- a CDS encoding L-fuconate dehydratase — translation MTTPGAYRIVGMETHDVRFPTSRELDGSDAMNPDPDYSAAYVVLTTDDGFEGHGFAFTIGRGNDIQTTAISALEPYVIGKDVEDLGALYKDMVNDSQLRWLGPEKGVMHMAISAVVNALWDLKAKRAGKPLWRLLSEMSPEEIVGLIDFRYLSDALTPQEALQILKSQEAGKEERIGRLIEVGYPAYTTSPGWLGYDDDKLRRLCKEALEQGFKQIKLKVGADLEDDRRRFRVAREVCGPDFPIAIDANQRWDVGSGIEWINALGEFHPHWVEEPTSPDDVLGHAAIARGIDPIPVATGEHVQNRIMFKQLLQANAISYLQIDSARVGGVNENLAILLLAAKFGVPVCPHAGGVGLCELVQHLSMFDYVAITGSMDNRVIEYVDHLHEHFVDPVVIRNGRYAAPSAPGFSAEMHAVSIAAHTFPGGEVWRDA, via the coding sequence ATGACGACTCCTGGCGCGTACCGGATCGTCGGGATGGAGACGCACGACGTGCGGTTCCCGACCTCGCGCGAGCTCGACGGCTCAGATGCGATGAATCCGGATCCCGACTACTCCGCGGCCTATGTCGTGCTCACCACCGATGACGGGTTCGAGGGGCACGGGTTCGCCTTCACGATCGGGCGTGGCAACGACATCCAGACCACGGCCATCAGCGCGCTCGAGCCGTACGTGATCGGCAAGGACGTCGAGGACCTCGGCGCGCTCTACAAGGACATGGTCAACGACTCGCAGCTGCGCTGGCTGGGGCCGGAGAAGGGCGTCATGCACATGGCGATCTCCGCCGTGGTCAACGCCCTGTGGGACCTCAAGGCCAAGCGGGCGGGCAAGCCGCTGTGGCGGCTGCTGTCCGAGATGTCCCCCGAGGAGATCGTCGGCCTCATCGACTTCCGCTATCTGAGCGACGCGCTGACGCCGCAGGAGGCCCTGCAGATCCTGAAGAGCCAGGAGGCGGGCAAGGAGGAGCGGATCGGCCGGCTCATCGAGGTCGGCTACCCCGCCTACACCACCTCCCCCGGATGGCTCGGGTACGACGACGACAAGCTGCGCAGGCTCTGCAAGGAGGCCCTGGAGCAGGGCTTCAAGCAGATCAAGCTCAAGGTCGGCGCCGACCTCGAGGACGACCGGCGCAGGTTCAGGGTCGCCCGCGAGGTCTGCGGCCCCGACTTCCCGATCGCCATCGACGCCAACCAGCGCTGGGACGTCGGGTCAGGCATCGAGTGGATCAACGCGCTGGGCGAGTTCCACCCCCACTGGGTCGAGGAGCCGACCAGCCCCGACGACGTGCTCGGCCACGCCGCCATCGCCAGGGGCATCGACCCCATCCCCGTGGCCACCGGCGAGCACGTCCAGAACCGCATCATGTTCAAGCAGCTCCTGCAGGCCAACGCCATCTCCTACCTGCAGATCGACTCGGCCAGGGTCGGCGGCGTCAACGAGAACCTGGCGATCCTGCTGCTCGCGGCCAAGTTCGGCGTGCCGGTGTGTCCCCACGCGGGTGGCGTCGGGCTGTGCGAGCTGGTGCAGCACCTGTCGATGTTCGACTACGTCGCGATCACCGGGTCCATGGACAACCGCGTGATCGAGTACGTCGACCACCTTCACGAGCACTTCGTGGACCCCGTGGTCATCCGCAACGGTCGTTACGCCGCACCGTCCGCGCCCGGCTTCAGCGCGGAGATGCACGCGGTGTCGATAGCCGCCCACACATTCCCCGGCGGCGAAGTATGGAGGGACGCGTGA